The proteins below come from a single Methanothrix thermoacetophila PT genomic window:
- a CDS encoding cation diffusion facilitator family transporter, translating into MTGVRMPDDPVQRTAIYSLLLNIFLVGAKLVLSELSGSLSLRADAIHSMVDVLASLALIVGLVISTRKSENFPYGLYKVENVVSVAISILLFLSAYEIVMAALRGEQIFLTYSGWQLLAVMALVPIPFIFGRYQIRIGERFGSPSMIADGAQHQADVLTSSIVLIAFLGQMAGVQLDRVAAVVIALFVIRAGWDILESGMRVLLDASVDRETLERIRSIIEEAPEVVSVKEVVARNSGRYLFVEANLVFRLRDLQRAHASATRIEESIKREVPAVDRIIIHYEPMARSFVRYAVPLADPAGDVGTHFGESPYFAILDIDNVERKVKRQEIVANPYLGLEKGKGIKVAELLLKHKPDIVLTKESLRGRGPGYAFAEAGVETLQIQTDSLKELIDDLLRGQQLA; encoded by the coding sequence ATGACTGGAGTGAGGATGCCCGACGATCCAGTGCAGAGGACCGCCATTTACTCTCTGCTTCTGAACATATTCCTTGTTGGCGCGAAGCTTGTGCTCTCAGAGCTCTCGGGAAGCCTATCGCTTCGTGCAGATGCCATCCATTCCATGGTTGACGTCCTTGCATCTCTGGCGCTGATTGTCGGACTGGTGATCTCCACCAGAAAGAGCGAGAACTTTCCCTACGGTCTCTACAAGGTTGAGAACGTGGTCTCTGTCGCAATATCGATTCTGCTCTTCCTGAGCGCTTACGAGATCGTCATGGCTGCTTTAAGGGGTGAGCAGATCTTCCTCACATACAGCGGATGGCAGCTGCTCGCGGTGATGGCGCTTGTTCCAATCCCGTTCATCTTCGGTCGGTACCAGATTCGAATTGGAGAGAGGTTCGGCTCTCCAAGCATGATCGCAGATGGCGCCCAGCACCAGGCTGATGTCCTCACGTCATCAATTGTCCTCATAGCGTTTCTGGGGCAGATGGCCGGAGTTCAGCTGGACAGAGTCGCTGCTGTGGTGATTGCTCTCTTCGTCATAAGGGCTGGCTGGGATATCCTGGAAAGTGGCATGCGCGTCCTGCTCGATGCCTCTGTCGATCGGGAAACACTGGAGAGGATACGTTCGATCATCGAGGAGGCCCCGGAGGTGGTCTCTGTAAAGGAGGTGGTTGCAAGGAACTCAGGGCGCTACCTCTTCGTGGAGGCGAACCTGGTTTTTAGATTGAGAGATCTGCAGAGAGCACATGCTTCTGCAACCCGCATCGAGGAGAGCATCAAGAGAGAGGTACCTGCGGTGGATCGCATCATAATCCACTACGAGCCCATGGCGAGGAGTTTCGTGCGGTATGCTGTCCCTCTTGCAGATCCAGCTGGAGATGTGGGGACGCACTTCGGAGAGTCGCCATATTTCGCTATTTTGGATATCGATAATGTGGAGCGAAAGGTAAAACGACAGGAGATCGTTGCGAACCCGTATCTGGGTCTGGAGAAAGGGAAGGGGATAAAGGTGGCAGAGCTTCTCCTCAAACACAAGCCTGATATCGTGCTGACAAAGGAAAGCCTGAGGGGCAGAGGTCCTGGTTATGCCTTCGCAGAGGCTGGGGTTGAGACCCTCCAGATCCAAACAGACTCTCTGAAGGAACTGATCGATGATCTTCTAAGAGGCCAGCAGCTGGCGTGA
- a CDS encoding DUF5320 domain-containing protein, translating to MPWGDCTGPWWLPGRGYRAPGFWNPWCRARWFWRGFGMAGYPYAPFREPTPDEEVRYLEDVAADLEEELKAIRERLERLRSSK from the coding sequence ATGCCCTGGGGAGATTGCACAGGACCTTGGTGGCTGCCTGGCAGAGGCTACAGAGCACCTGGTTTCTGGAACCCGTGGTGCCGTGCCAGGTGGTTCTGGAGGGGCTTTGGAATGGCTGGCTATCCGTACGCTCCCTTTCGCGAGCCGACGCCCGATGAGGAGGTTCGCTATCTGGAAGATGTAGCTGCGGATCTTGAGGAGGAGCTCAAGGCCATCAGGGAGAGGCTTGAGAGGCTGCGGTCTAGCAAATGA
- the mcrG gene encoding coenzyme-B sulfoethylthiotransferase subunit gamma translates to MAYTPQYYPGNTSVGANRRKHMSGNLEKLRDIPEADVVAIMGHRAPGADYPSTHPPLKEMGEPDCPIRQLVEPTPGAAAGDRVRYSQFADSMYFAPSIPYWRSYWAAINCRGADPGTLSGRQIIEARERDIEAYTKKLMDSEMTDVARCSMRGCTVHGHSLRLEENGLMFDMLARTELGADGNVYYVKDQVGIPLDKKINVGKPMSEDELKKRTTIFRYDNVSFGGKVGARKFDEALEALHHMWEYRTKWGFRPE, encoded by the coding sequence ATGGCATACACACCCCAATACTATCCCGGCAACACCTCTGTTGGCGCCAACAGAAGGAAGCACATGTCCGGAAACCTCGAGAAGCTCAGAGATATTCCCGAGGCAGATGTAGTCGCTATTATGGGCCACAGGGCCCCAGGTGCCGACTACCCGAGCACCCATCCGCCACTGAAGGAGATGGGTGAGCCTGACTGTCCGATAAGGCAGCTCGTCGAGCCCACACCGGGCGCTGCGGCAGGAGATCGCGTCAGGTATTCTCAGTTTGCTGACTCGATGTACTTCGCCCCGTCGATTCCCTACTGGAGGTCCTACTGGGCGGCTATCAACTGCAGAGGCGCGGATCCAGGCACCCTCTCAGGCAGGCAGATCATAGAGGCCCGTGAGAGAGATATCGAGGCGTACACCAAGAAGCTTATGGACTCTGAGATGACAGACGTCGCCAGGTGCTCCATGAGGGGCTGCACGGTCCACGGCCACTCCCTGAGGCTTGAGGAGAACGGCCTGATGTTCGATATGCTGGCCAGGACCGAGCTGGGCGCCGATGGCAACGTCTACTATGTCAAGGACCAGGTAGGCATACCGCTGGACAAGAAGATCAATGTCGGCAAGCCGATGAGCGAGGATGAGCTCAAGAAGCGGACGACGATCTTCAGGTACGACAACGTATCCTTTGGTGGTAAAGTGGGCGCCAGAAAGTTCGACGAGGCGCTGGAGGCCCTGCACCACATGTGGGAGTACAGGACAAAGTGGGGCTTCAGGCCGGAGTGA
- a CDS encoding ATP-binding protein: MIVSVASGKGGTGKTLVATSITASVKGAQLLDCDVEEPNAFLFFPEMKLLDRKECTVPVPQIDEKLCVHCGRCAEVCAFNAIAVIPTRAVVFPELCHGCGACMISCPEKAISEVLRRIGWISRARSEDHEIVWGELEPGEARPTPLIRDVRRHANADTVIVDCPPGASCSVVESVRDTDFCLLVAEPTPFGLYDLDLALKLLERLSIPRGVLVNKSGIGTREIYSYLEKRDVPVLMEIPMSREIAELYSRGVIFVNMLGEWRERFTNLAERIREMSE; encoded by the coding sequence TTGATCGTATCAGTTGCCAGCGGGAAGGGCGGGACCGGAAAGACGCTTGTGGCCACCAGTATTACTGCGTCCGTGAAGGGAGCCCAGCTTCTCGACTGTGATGTCGAGGAGCCGAATGCGTTTCTCTTTTTCCCTGAGATGAAGCTACTTGATAGAAAAGAGTGCACAGTTCCGGTGCCCCAGATCGATGAGAAGCTGTGCGTCCACTGCGGGAGGTGCGCTGAGGTCTGCGCATTCAACGCCATTGCAGTTATCCCAACCAGAGCTGTGGTTTTCCCTGAACTTTGCCATGGGTGCGGCGCGTGCATGATATCCTGCCCTGAGAAGGCGATCTCAGAGGTGCTTCGGAGGATAGGCTGGATCTCGAGAGCAAGGTCTGAAGATCACGAGATCGTCTGGGGAGAGCTAGAGCCGGGGGAGGCGCGTCCGACACCACTGATCAGGGACGTCAGGAGGCACGCAAATGCAGATACTGTCATAGTTGACTGCCCGCCTGGCGCGTCATGCTCTGTCGTTGAGTCTGTGCGTGATACAGACTTCTGTCTTCTGGTGGCTGAGCCGACGCCATTTGGTCTATACGATCTCGATCTCGCACTCAAGCTGCTCGAGAGGCTCTCGATCCCGCGAGGCGTTCTGGTCAACAAGAGCGGTATCGGCACCCGTGAGATTTACAGTTACCTGGAGAAGCGGGATGTTCCGGTTTTAATGGAGATACCGATGAGCAGGGAGATAGCAGAGCTTTACTCACGCGGTGTGATCTTCGTGAATATGCTGGGAGAATGGCGGGAGAGGTTCACGAATCTTGCTGAGAGGATCAGGGAGATGTCCGAGTGA
- the zupT gene encoding zinc transporter ZupT, producing the protein MSENLAAALLLTLLAGSATGIGSLISYIVPRPDMRYLSLSLGFASGVMIYVAFVDLFCGSREVAGLAYSNLFFITGVLLMYILDHAVPHIHINGQADAHCSTLYRSSIMSAIGIAIHNLPEGMAVALVSLSDIHLGVPIALAIAIHNIPEGIACSVPFYCATNKRGRSCLISFAAGMTEPLGAVLALLLLYPFLNQWILSAALALVSGIMVFICIDELIPIANRYGSEHLTNLGIIAGFAVMMIGLVLMEVP; encoded by the coding sequence GTGTCAGAGAATCTTGCTGCAGCACTTCTTCTCACACTGCTTGCAGGCAGCGCTACCGGCATAGGCAGCCTGATCTCCTACATCGTGCCCAGACCAGACATGCGCTACCTCTCCCTGAGCCTCGGCTTCGCTTCAGGGGTCATGATCTACGTTGCGTTCGTGGACCTCTTCTGCGGCTCCCGTGAGGTAGCAGGCCTGGCATATTCCAACCTCTTCTTCATCACAGGTGTTCTTCTGATGTACATCCTCGATCATGCAGTACCTCACATCCACATCAACGGGCAGGCAGATGCACACTGCAGCACACTTTACAGAAGCAGCATAATGTCAGCCATAGGGATAGCCATTCACAACCTGCCTGAGGGGATGGCCGTGGCGCTCGTCTCTCTCTCAGACATTCATCTGGGTGTGCCCATTGCGCTGGCAATCGCAATTCACAACATTCCAGAGGGGATTGCATGCAGCGTGCCGTTCTACTGTGCAACGAATAAGAGGGGAAGGTCCTGCCTGATTTCTTTTGCAGCAGGAATGACCGAGCCGCTGGGCGCCGTTCTGGCCCTTCTGTTGCTCTACCCTTTTCTGAATCAGTGGATCCTATCAGCGGCGCTCGCCCTGGTCTCTGGGATCATGGTATTCATCTGCATCGACGAGCTGATCCCAATAGCAAACAGATACGGAAGCGAGCATCTCACAAACCTCGGTATCATCGCAGGATTTGCTGTTATGATGATCGGCCTTGTGCTGATGGAGGTTCCCTGA
- the mcrD gene encoding methyl-coenzyme M reductase operon protein D: MEIFPSRFLSPETTQKLLNELYKSGGIVRMMIQGPNLPRTVTYGPGKGLPIEEHRNLLVEVGGEVLELRVKVGRIRLELEGEEFLPGIEAACERALPFSFQIKRGKFFRDISTISDYAKYGKDADKRILGLVDPRAKKESALAILSEKDSDEKEER; encoded by the coding sequence GTGGAGATCTTCCCCAGCAGGTTTCTCTCGCCGGAGACCACCCAGAAGCTCCTGAATGAGCTCTACAAGAGCGGAGGAATCGTCCGCATGATGATTCAGGGCCCCAACCTCCCGAGGACGGTGACATACGGCCCCGGCAAGGGCCTGCCCATAGAGGAGCACAGAAATCTTCTCGTGGAGGTGGGGGGTGAGGTCCTGGAGCTCAGGGTGAAGGTCGGCAGGATCCGACTGGAGCTGGAGGGCGAGGAGTTCCTTCCTGGAATCGAGGCAGCGTGTGAGCGAGCGCTGCCCTTCAGCTTCCAGATAAAGAGGGGCAAGTTCTTCCGTGATATCTCCACAATCTCCGATTATGCGAAATACGGGAAGGATGCAGACAAGCGTATTCTCGGACTGGTCGATCCGCGAGCCAAGAAGGAATCTGCTCTGGCCATTCTGTCTGAAAAGGATAGTGACGAGAAGGAGGAGAGATAA
- the mcrB gene encoding coenzyme-B sulfoethylthiotransferase subunit beta, translating to MSDKIDIYSDRGVLLKSDVDLSAISPLRNAAIQKLAKLTRRTVAVNLAGIENALKTGRVGGGRRQIKGRELNYDIVANASALAEKIKALLQVTPGDDTNVQVLGGGKQLLVQIPSARAEIASEFVVGMTAAAAATVEAIIQHFKAGLFDAPMIHAAVWGEYPQTVGMNGGNVASVLNIPQNDEGLGFAYRNVMANHIAAITKRNAMNAASLAAILEQMGEFEMGNAIGIFERHQLLALAFQGLNANNMVYDLVKKNGKTGTIGTVVHSVVERALEDKVIKPGKKFPSGYVMYEANDVSMWNAYNAAGVLAATMVNCGALRGAQAVSSTLLYYNDLVEKETALPGCDFGRVMGTAVGFSFFSHSIYGGGGPGVFNGNHIVTRHSRGMAIPCVAAAVALDAGTQMFTPEMTSGLVGAIYGEIKEFREPIVSVAEAI from the coding sequence GTGTCTGACAAGATAGACATATATAGTGACCGTGGGGTTCTTTTAAAGAGTGACGTTGACCTCAGCGCCATCAGCCCACTCAGGAACGCAGCTATCCAAAAGCTTGCGAAACTGACGAGGCGGACTGTTGCAGTAAACCTGGCAGGAATTGAAAATGCTCTGAAGACAGGGCGTGTCGGCGGCGGCAGAAGGCAGATCAAGGGCCGCGAGCTGAACTACGATATTGTTGCAAATGCATCTGCCCTTGCTGAGAAGATAAAGGCCCTTCTCCAGGTTACACCCGGCGACGATACAAATGTGCAGGTACTCGGCGGAGGCAAGCAGCTTCTCGTCCAGATCCCCTCGGCCAGGGCGGAGATCGCCTCTGAGTTCGTGGTCGGAATGACGGCTGCCGCAGCTGCCACTGTTGAGGCGATAATCCAGCACTTCAAGGCAGGTCTCTTCGATGCTCCGATGATCCATGCTGCAGTGTGGGGCGAGTACCCGCAGACCGTCGGCATGAACGGCGGAAACGTCGCATCTGTTCTCAACATACCCCAGAACGATGAGGGTCTGGGCTTCGCATACAGGAACGTCATGGCGAACCACATCGCTGCCATCACAAAGAGAAACGCCATGAATGCCGCATCCCTCGCCGCGATACTTGAGCAGATGGGCGAGTTCGAGATGGGCAATGCGATCGGCATCTTCGAGAGGCACCAGCTTCTCGCGCTTGCATTCCAGGGTCTGAACGCGAACAACATGGTATATGATCTCGTCAAGAAGAACGGCAAGACCGGCACAATAGGCACGGTCGTCCACAGCGTCGTCGAGAGGGCGCTTGAGGACAAGGTCATAAAGCCCGGCAAGAAGTTCCCCTCCGGATATGTGATGTACGAGGCAAATGACGTTTCCATGTGGAATGCGTACAATGCAGCTGGCGTTCTCGCAGCCACAATGGTCAACTGCGGTGCTCTGAGGGGTGCCCAGGCTGTCTCCTCGACGCTGCTGTACTACAACGACCTCGTTGAGAAGGAGACCGCTCTGCCTGGATGTGACTTCGGCAGGGTGATGGGTACTGCAGTCGGCTTCTCGTTCTTCAGCCACTCGATCTACGGCGGCGGCGGTCCCGGTGTGTTCAACGGCAACCACATCGTGACCAGGCACTCCAGAGGCATGGCCATACCATGCGTTGCTGCAGCTGTGGCTCTTGATGCCGGCACACAGATGTTCACACCCGAGATGACATCCGGCCTCGTCGGGGCCATCTACGGAGAGATAAAGGAGTTCCGTGAGCCGATTGTATCGGTGGCGGAGGCAATCTAA
- a CDS encoding FKBP-type peptidyl-prolyl cis-trans isomerase, producing MDYKMSLNKGDIIKLEYTGIVDGSVFTSTSADVAKENGIYDENVTYGPRIVILGAGQIVPGLEEELIGKEPGQSGSVELPPEKAYGVRDPEKIETVMLNRFKDEKPYPGMRVSVDGKIGTVTRIVGRKATIDFNHPFADKTVRFDYKILERIEDREEKLRAMIKIFSDIELESRITDDVAEITVPWEISYFKDWLMIRRWLADMALRTLGLKEVRFVERHTPEDRLRAELISPPEKHPEGSESTDSDDTEKTAQKSGGEGSGEGSGGESQPGA from the coding sequence ATGGATTATAAGATGAGTCTGAATAAAGGAGATATTATAAAGCTAGAATATACGGGGATCGTGGACGGCAGTGTGTTCACATCCACCAGTGCCGATGTCGCAAAGGAGAACGGCATATACGACGAGAATGTAACCTACGGCCCCAGGATCGTGATACTGGGAGCAGGCCAGATAGTTCCCGGGCTCGAGGAGGAGCTCATTGGAAAGGAGCCTGGGCAATCAGGATCTGTTGAGCTGCCGCCTGAGAAGGCATACGGCGTTCGTGATCCGGAGAAGATCGAAACCGTGATGCTCAACAGATTCAAGGATGAGAAGCCGTATCCGGGGATGCGCGTCTCTGTCGATGGTAAAATAGGGACCGTTACGAGGATTGTAGGGAGAAAGGCAACGATCGACTTCAACCACCCATTCGCAGATAAGACCGTGCGATTCGATTACAAGATACTGGAGCGCATAGAGGATAGAGAGGAGAAGCTCAGAGCGATGATCAAGATCTTCAGCGACATCGAGCTCGAATCCAGGATAACAGACGACGTGGCTGAGATAACAGTCCCGTGGGAGATCTCCTACTTCAAGGACTGGCTCATGATAAGGCGCTGGCTTGCAGATATGGCCCTGCGGACGCTGGGGCTGAAGGAGGTCAGGTTCGTTGAGAGGCACACGCCAGAGGACAGGCTCCGTGCTGAGCTGATATCGCCTCCCGAGAAGCATCCGGAGGGGAGTGAGAGCACAGATTCGGACGATACTGAGAAAACAGCGCAGAAGAGCGGAGGGGAGGGTTCAGGCGAGGGCTCTGGAGGCGAGAGCCAGCCCGGAGCATAG
- the mcrA gene encoding coenzyme-B sulfoethylthiotransferase subunit alpha, with protein sequence MAKLHTKKLFVRALTKKFGKDFDLSSQKTEYKRLGPEQSARKREFMEYSKKLEGKRGISFYNPYLHCGGVPLGQRQLVPYKLSNTEYIVEGDDLHFVNNPAMQQMWDDIRRTVVVGLDMAHEVLEKRLGKEVTPETINNYLEILNHAMPGAAVVQEHMVETHPGLVEDCNVRVFTGDDDLADEIDPQYLIDINKLFPADQAEQLKAAIGKTTWQAIHIPTIVVRSCDGGTTSRWSAMQLSMTFIDAYNMCAGEAAVADLAYAAKHAAVLQMSDMLPARRARGPNNPGGLSFGFMADMVQTSRVKPWDPTQVSLNVVAAGTMLYDQIWLGSYMSGGVGFTQYATAAYTNDVLDDFSYYGVDYAVEKYGGFAKAPANLEVVKDLATEVTLYALEQYESFPTLLEDHFGGSQRAGVTAAASGITCAIATGNSQAGLAGWYLSQLLHKEAHGRLGFFGYDLQDQCGPTNVFSYQSDEGNPLELRGANYPNYAMNVGHQGEYAGISSAAHAGRGDAFACNPLIKVTFANPALVFDWTDIRLCFGKGGAREFRAAGERSLVMPAV encoded by the coding sequence ATGGCAAAACTTCATACCAAAAAGCTATTCGTCAGGGCTCTGACCAAGAAGTTCGGAAAGGACTTCGATCTCTCGAGCCAGAAGACCGAGTACAAGAGGCTCGGTCCCGAGCAGAGCGCTCGTAAGAGAGAGTTCATGGAGTACTCCAAGAAGCTGGAGGGGAAGCGTGGCATATCATTCTACAACCCATACCTGCACTGCGGCGGAGTTCCGCTGGGACAGAGGCAGCTGGTCCCCTACAAGCTGTCCAACACAGAGTATATAGTTGAGGGCGACGACCTGCACTTCGTCAACAACCCTGCGATGCAGCAGATGTGGGACGATATTCGCAGGACCGTCGTGGTAGGCCTCGATATGGCCCATGAGGTGCTTGAGAAGCGCCTGGGCAAGGAGGTCACACCTGAGACGATCAACAACTACCTGGAGATCCTCAACCACGCGATGCCCGGCGCAGCCGTGGTCCAGGAGCACATGGTTGAGACACATCCAGGGTTGGTGGAGGACTGCAACGTCAGGGTCTTCACTGGAGATGATGACCTCGCTGACGAGATCGATCCGCAGTACCTCATAGATATCAACAAGCTCTTCCCGGCAGACCAGGCGGAGCAGCTCAAGGCTGCCATCGGCAAGACCACCTGGCAGGCAATCCACATCCCCACGATCGTTGTCAGGAGCTGCGATGGTGGAACGACCTCAAGGTGGAGCGCGATGCAGCTCTCGATGACGTTCATCGATGCGTACAACATGTGCGCCGGTGAGGCTGCAGTCGCGGATCTGGCGTATGCTGCGAAGCACGCCGCTGTTCTCCAGATGTCTGACATGCTGCCTGCACGCCGCGCTCGCGGTCCCAACAACCCGGGCGGCCTGAGCTTCGGCTTCATGGCTGACATGGTCCAGACATCGAGGGTCAAGCCCTGGGATCCGACACAGGTCTCACTGAACGTGGTCGCTGCAGGCACGATGCTCTACGATCAGATCTGGCTGGGCAGCTACATGTCCGGAGGCGTCGGATTCACACAGTACGCCACAGCAGCGTACACCAACGATGTCCTGGATGACTTCTCCTACTATGGCGTTGACTATGCCGTGGAGAAGTACGGTGGATTCGCCAAGGCGCCGGCCAACCTGGAGGTCGTCAAGGATCTGGCCACAGAGGTCACCCTCTATGCGCTTGAGCAGTACGAGTCGTTCCCGACCCTGCTTGAGGATCACTTCGGCGGATCCCAGAGGGCAGGAGTCACAGCAGCCGCCTCAGGCATCACCTGTGCCATAGCGACTGGCAACAGCCAGGCAGGCCTTGCTGGCTGGTACCTCTCGCAGCTGCTGCATAAGGAGGCACATGGCAGGCTCGGATTCTTCGGCTACGACCTGCAGGATCAGTGCGGCCCAACCAACGTCTTCTCGTACCAGTCGGACGAGGGCAACCCGCTCGAGCTGAGGGGCGCCAACTATCCGAACTACGCGATGAACGTCGGCCACCAGGGCGAGTATGCAGGCATCTCAAGCGCTGCTCACGCAGGCCGCGGCGACGCCTTCGCATGCAACCCGCTGATCAAGGTGACCTTCGCCAACCCCGCGCTGGTCTTCGACTGGACCGACATCAGGCTCTGCTTCGGCAAGGGCGGTGCGCGCGAGTTCCGCGCTGCCGGCGAGAGATCCCTCGTCATGCCAGCTGTGTAG
- a CDS encoding ATP-binding protein produces MKQIVVISGKGGTGKTSIVASFAACASGRAVIADCDVDAPDLHIILNPVVRERREFFGLRRAFIDKERCTECGACIERCRFDAINNFEVDQSACEGCGVCTLVCGSDAVRMVEHLSGYAYISDTRYGPLVHAEMFPAEEASGKLVTMVREIARNLAESLRMEMVLIDGSPGIGCPVISSLAGADLALVVTEPTISGVHDLDRILDLAEHFRIRAMVCINRYDINEDISKNIERACDGRGTEMVGRIPFDMNVIDAMVRGVPVVELNTPASYSIKQIWSRLMTSEIM; encoded by the coding sequence GTGAAGCAGATAGTTGTCATCAGTGGGAAAGGGGGCACAGGCAAGACCTCAATAGTCGCATCCTTTGCAGCATGCGCATCTGGAAGGGCTGTGATCGCAGACTGTGATGTGGATGCGCCCGACCTCCATATAATTCTGAACCCCGTCGTAAGAGAGAGACGCGAGTTCTTCGGACTCAGAAGGGCATTCATAGACAAGGAGAGGTGCACCGAATGCGGCGCATGCATCGAGCGCTGCCGTTTTGATGCCATAAATAACTTTGAAGTGGATCAGTCTGCATGTGAGGGCTGTGGTGTGTGCACACTCGTATGTGGCTCGGATGCGGTGAGGATGGTTGAGCATCTATCCGGATACGCGTACATATCTGATACAAGATACGGCCCTCTTGTTCATGCAGAGATGTTTCCGGCAGAGGAGGCGTCTGGAAAGCTGGTGACGATGGTCAGAGAGATCGCCAGAAATCTGGCCGAATCTCTCAGGATGGAGATGGTGCTCATAGATGGGTCTCCCGGAATAGGCTGTCCGGTCATCTCATCCCTCGCTGGGGCAGATCTGGCGCTGGTGGTCACAGAGCCCACGATCTCAGGGGTGCACGATCTCGACAGGATACTCGATCTCGCGGAGCATTTCCGGATCCGTGCGATGGTTTGCATAAACAGGTACGATATCAATGAGGATATCTCAAAGAATATCGAACGGGCATGCGATGGGCGGGGGACCGAGATGGTCGGTCGGATACCCTTTGATATGAACGTGATCGATGCTATGGTCAGGGGAGTTCCTGTGGTGGAGCTGAATACCCCTGCATCTTACTCGATAAAACAGATCTGGAGCCGTCTGATGACATCTGAGATCATGTAG
- a CDS encoding radical SAM/SPASM domain-containing protein yields MTQLLKTAALTVDFIDEARRIEAHGALSLMVQPILKKINERLAEEKPALVRSDAIIPSTWLPPIPSGPFRRLIMNEARIAIGREVPQTVSIEVTRRCGCSCEHCTLQEAEDELSSDAIRNVIDQALDMGACIITFTEGDPLLRPDIIELVKYVDKEKAVVNLFTPGLEMTPEIADALREAGLYNLIIGIYSADPRIHDQIRGVVGAYERAVNAIRMGLKAGLLVTMSTHVNSERVNTLPELYELARELGVHELSVWEAIPRSEDERLTRIDREKIIRFYRKMNASQDGPRVFASTYFEGEMLGCMAGRRWLHVGVDGGIRGCPYLSRVYGNVLDTPLPEIWRAMRRSGDFSGFKSECPAQDIT; encoded by the coding sequence ATGACTCAGCTACTAAAGACCGCCGCCCTTACGGTCGACTTCATCGATGAGGCGCGGAGGATCGAGGCGCATGGGGCCCTCTCGCTTATGGTCCAACCGATACTGAAGAAGATAAATGAGAGGCTGGCGGAGGAGAAACCTGCGCTCGTGAGGAGCGATGCGATAATACCATCAACATGGCTCCCGCCGATACCGAGCGGGCCATTCAGGCGGCTCATCATGAATGAGGCCCGGATAGCGATAGGTCGTGAGGTCCCCCAGACTGTGAGCATAGAGGTGACACGCAGATGCGGGTGCAGCTGTGAGCACTGCACGCTCCAGGAGGCTGAGGATGAGCTCTCCTCAGATGCGATCAGGAACGTCATAGACCAGGCTCTGGATATGGGCGCATGTATAATCACATTCACAGAGGGCGATCCTCTGCTCAGGCCTGACATCATCGAGCTTGTAAAATATGTGGATAAGGAGAAAGCTGTGGTCAATCTATTCACCCCCGGGCTTGAGATGACCCCTGAGATTGCTGATGCGTTGAGGGAGGCAGGTCTTTACAACCTCATCATAGGGATTTACAGCGCCGATCCCAGGATCCATGATCAGATCCGCGGTGTTGTGGGAGCTTATGAGAGGGCTGTGAATGCCATTAGGATGGGGCTGAAGGCAGGCCTGCTCGTAACGATGTCAACCCATGTGAACTCAGAAAGGGTCAATACGCTTCCGGAGCTGTACGAGCTTGCCAGAGAGCTCGGGGTACACGAGCTATCTGTGTGGGAGGCGATACCAAGGAGTGAGGATGAGCGCCTGACCCGTATCGACAGGGAGAAGATCATACGTTTCTACAGAAAGATGAACGCCTCCCAGGACGGTCCAAGGGTATTTGCAAGCACGTACTTCGAGGGCGAGATGCTGGGCTGCATGGCAGGCAGACGCTGGCTTCATGTGGGTGTGGATGGTGGGATCAGGGGGTGTCCGTATCTCAGCAGGGTTTACGGGAACGTTCTGGATACACCACTCCCTGAAATATGGAGGGCGATGAGACGCTCCGGCGATTTCAGTGGATTCAAATCCGAGTGCCCGGCTCAGGACATCACATGA